The genomic stretch GAGATATGTATTTACCATACCAAACGGATTAGATCCACAGAAGATTGAAAAGAAGTGGTTTTGTTTTCAGCAAATATTAGGACGGAATATTACGATTGAAGGGGATGTGAAAAAGTTTGTCCTACATGTATTTCATTCAAATGCTGGGCTAAAGCCGTATACTTATTGTTATAGAGAATGGCAGCTACAATTAAAAGGTTACGGTTTACCTGTTGTGGTCGGCAGGGACCAATACGGAAAAATGATTGCGTACGACATGATTGGTTCCAATTCACCGCACTTATTAATCGCAGGAGAAACGGGAAGTGGGAAAAGTAGTATGGTACGTGTTGTGCTATCCACACTTATTCAATATATGTCCCCTAATACGTTGCATTTGTATCTTGGTGATTTAAAAAATTCTGAATTTCATTTTTTACGTAGAGTGAAGCATGTAAAAGAAGTTTGTATGGAAGAAATTGAGATGAAAATAATGCTGCAAAAGTTATGGAAGGAAATCATGGAACGAAGAAAACTTATGGAAGGATATGAAGTTGATCATATTGATGCGTACAACAAATTAAATCCAAATCATCAAAAGCCATATATCCTACTTGCTATTGATGAAGTGGCTATGCTTAAAGATGAAAAAGAGTGTATGGCTACGATTGAAAAGATTTCAGCAGTCGGGCGATCACTTGGAGTTTTTCTTTTGCTTAGTATGCAGAGGCCAGATGCCAAGGTGTTAGATGGTAAGTTAAAACTTAATATGACTGTAAGAATGGGCTTTAAATGTGATAGTGTAATTAATAGTAATATTATGGGTACTCCTGGTTCAGAGTATTTAGAGAAATCTGGCCAAATGATTTTTAAACGAAATGGATTAAAGAAAGTGCAAGCTCCTTATTTGGAATTAAGTAAGGCGAAACAAATTGTTGAACCGTATCGCATGTCTAAAGAGGAGAAGATACTCAAGAATTCATCGCAAGAAGAAATTCCGTTATTTGGGGTGTTAGATGATGAAGAGTAGAGATAAAGGAATTCTGAATGATTTGAAGCAATTTAGATGCATGTCCCGAGACGATATTATTGACTTGCATTTTCAAGGTTTAAAGAATGCGATAACCTGCTGTAATACGGTTATGAAACGATTAAGAAGAGACGGCCATGTTGATGCTAATGTATTGCAGCACCCATACATTTATTTTCCGCAACCCAGTTCTATCAGAAAAACCAGTCAAAAAATTCCTCATTTCCTTGGTATTGTGGACGTATACAAACAACTTGTTCATTATGAAAATCCTAAGTTATTTAAAGTGGAACCAAAATATGGGAAGGGATATATGGAGCCGGATGCTTTTACTATATGGCGTAGGTCGCCATTCTTTATTGAACTTCAAAAGTCAGTGTACAGTAAAAAGATAATGCAAGATAAGATAAGTAGATATGAGTTATACTTCCATAGCCAAGAATGGCATAATGAATCTTGGCAACCGAAAACTTCTAAATTTTTTCCTTCAATTCTTATCATTACCGATAAATATTACGACGTTCAATCTCCTTATTTCCTTATATTCCAGGCAAATTCTATAGAGAGTTTTATGAATAATTTAATAGTGAAATCATAAAGAAAGCCTGCCTAGTGCAGAGCTTTTTTCCTTTCAATAATGTATTAAGTCATGTGTGATGATCGTTAGACGGCAATAAATGCGAAGAGTGAATTTGAAGCAAGTTATGAAATAGTAAAAAAATGAAGAAAGTAATCGTTTAAATAATTTTTAATGGTTACGCGAATATCTCATTTATAAACATTGATATAGGTAACTTTATTATCTTTCGAAAATGTAATGTTGACGTAAGGTTTTTGAATTTCTCTTCAACCGAAAACAGATTAAGATTACAGTAGCATAGAAAATCAATGAGGTGAACAATATGAAAAAATATATGGCACTTTTTAGCCTTTTAGTTGTATTTGCAAGTCTACTAGTTGGATGTGATATTAATCGTATGGGTAAAGATGAATATTACGTCCAAATTACAATGGATGGAAAAGAGGGAGTTTCAAAATCTATGGATGGGAAAGTGATGGGAAAGGAGTATGAATATACATTATCGAGTTTTGATAAGGAAGGTAAAGAAAAAGAGTTACAATTTATGGCACAAAAGAATCTTCGTAAAGAAGCATTCCTACGTGTATATCATTCAGATAAAAAAGGTGTAACAGCTTGGGAGGAAGTGCAGGAAGACGAGCTTCCTAAGAAAGCAAAAGAAAAACTAGGTGTGAAATAATCAGTTATTTGTGATGGTGGATTCTCCTACATGGAGGGTTCGCCGTTTTTTTATTATATGTTATGTTGTAGTTTTTTATATAAAGCATATTGAAAAAATAAGGTAAATCTTCCGGAATGAGATCTCCATAATTAATAATTTGTACGTTAACCTTTCCGTTATTACTAAATCCATTTATATCAACGATTTGTCCCACATATCCCGTTGTACCAATATCTTTTAAAGTACGTATAAAAAATGCCCTTTATCTTATCTTTATCTTATCTTTACCTTATCTTTAAACTTTTATATTAAACTTAAAACCTTAAAGTATTGATGTTTGAGTCTAAAAAGGGCGGGAGATAGATGTCCATTACATAGTTTGTAAATAACCAATTACCTTTGAAAAATTGAATTTTTTATACGAGGAGGAATATATGAAGGATACAAGTAAAAAACAAATTATAAAAGTGTTCCTTATTAGTATTTTGGGCTTAGGAATTATACTTGGAATGCTATATATTAATCATAAAACCAATATTCAACAAAATAAAGCGCTAGCCACCGAAAAACGTGTATTGCAATATGAATCTACCTTGAAAAAAGAATTAGAAAAATATAATTTAGGAGAGAAAACAGCAGTTTTATTAGGAATTATGTACCAAGAGAGTAGAGGTGAGGGAAACGATCCTATGCAGTCATCCGAATCACTTGGATTAAAGCCAAATGAAATTCAAGAGACAAGCTTGAGCATTGAACAAGGGGTAAAACACTTTGTTAAAATGTACAAATATGGAACGGACAAGGATGTTAGCATGGATACAATTATTCAAAGCTATAATATGGGGCCAGGGTATATTGATTTTGTTGCTAGTCAAGAATTTAAACAACACTCAGAGGATTCAGCCAAAAAGTTTTCTAAGATGAAAGTTGATCAAAATCCAGCGATGTATACTTGTGGTGGAAATAAAAATAATTTTAGGTATCCATATTGTTATGGTGATTTCACATATGCCACAAAGGTAAATGAAAAAACAAAACTTATTGAAGAACTTCTTCGAAATGTACATGCCCCTTCTAAATAAGCTGTAAAATGATACTGTCAGTCATCAACAATAAAATATTAGAATGTAACTTATACTTTAAATAATTCTTTTTTGCTTATATTTTTGTTATGCTCTGATGCAGGATTCTTATAATAGGGGTCACGCAATATAGCTATCAGGCTAACAATACAAAATATCCCCTAAAATAAAAAAAGACGTTATTCTTTCTGAGAAATCATTGGAAAAAATAACGTCTTTTTATCGATGTGACGGTATCCTATATAAAAAATTTCAATCTTATTTTAATAAGGTGAAAAAAGATTGAGACTCTTTTGTTATTTACTTTATGGATAATGGAATGGTAACTAAAAATTCTACGCCTTGTTTGGTATTATTTATAGAATACGTGATAAAAAGGGATTCAAAAATTTGTTTTACAATATATAATCCTAAGCCACTCCCTCCCGTATTTCGATTTCTTGACTTTTCGATTCGATAAAATGGTTTGAAAATATGTTGTATATCTTCTTCTTTTATTTTGACACCTGTATTGATAACTCGCATTTGGATGTTGTTTTGTTTAGAATCCTTTGTTAACTTTATATAGACTTTTTCGTTATACGGTGAATACATAATCGCATTATGAATGATGTTTTTACAAGCTTTTTCTAAAAGAACATAATCCGTATAAACAAAAATGTCAGAATCGACTTCTTTTATTATTTGAATGCCTTTTTGAGAAGCAAAAAATTCGAGGTTTTTTATGATTGTATCTATTGATTTCGAAAGATTTACTTCTTCCATTTGAAGTTTAAAGGTATGTTGTTCTAATTTTGACATGCTTAAAATTTCGCGAACTAGTTGTTCCAGACTTTCAATTATTTGATAATTTTTCTTTAAATATTGGTCACGATTTTGATAAGGGCCGATATTATATATCATCCCTTCTAAGTATCCTTTCATAACAGTAAGAGGAGTTTTTAATTCATGTGCTACAATAGCAAAGAATTCCCTTCGCTTTGTTTCTATTTCTCTTTCTTTTTCAATATCACTTTTTAATTGCTGATTCGCTTTTTGTAAATCAAAAATTGCCTGTTGTAAATTTATGGACATATCATTCAAGCTATTGGACAATTCCCCTAATTCATCCATAGAACGAACCTCAATTTTTTCAGAGAAATCCAAGTTTGCCATCTTTTGTGCACCTTTATTAATATAAATAAGTGGTTTAGTAATAAACCTTGAATAGAGATAAGCACTTCCTAAACCAATAACCAGTACAATGATACTAATATAGGGTAGAAAACGTACCAAGACCTGTGAAGCTTCATCGATTGGTTGAAATGTTGCGAACACCACAAGCGTTAAATTAACATCTTGGAATTGTATTGGCTTGGTAGCCTCATATGAATTACGAGTTTGAGCCAAACCCTTTATTGGTACTGTAGTAACAAAACCTTTTGCCGGAGTACCCCCCTGAACAGTACTCCCCCGAACAGTACCCTCTTGAATAGTACTTTGAAGAAAAGGATAATAAATAATCCTTCCCTCATTATCTTGAAGATATATCACTGCATTATTTTTTTGTGCGTATTCATTAACAAGTGTTGTTGCATTTTGAAGCGTAAGATTTTTAGATTTATCAATTATTTCTTCGATTCCCGTTTGAAGCTGATCTGTTTTGTATTTCTCATAAAATTTAGGGAGAAAGAAGTATAAAGTTACATAAATTAAGGTTGCAAAGGCTAACAAAATGAGGGATGTAGTCATAAAGAGTTTATAGGTAATTCTCTTCATCTTCATGATTTTTACAATTTTATTCATCGATTTTATAACCAATGCCCTTTACGGTTTTAATATAGGGTATATCTAATTTTTTTCGTATGTTTTTCATATGTGTATCAATCATTCGTGTGTCTCCGGCATACTCATATCCCCAAATTTTTTCTACGATATTTTCTCTTGTGAGTACCTTTTTTTCATTTTGAAGTAGTAGTTGCAAAATTTCAAATTCTTTTGTCGTTAGGGGAACCTCGACTTTATTTACATATACTTTATATGCATCGCCATCGACATGTAGTTCTCTAAATATAAAATGATTATCCGTACTTTGATTATTACTTCTTCTCAGTACCGCTTCGACGCGTCTCATCAAAACATGAAAAGAAAAGGGTTTCGTAATATAATCATCGATTCCAAGATCAAATCCTTTCATTTGATCTTGTTCTTCTTCTAGCGCAGTTAGCATAATAATTGGTATATTTGACTGACTTCGAATCATTTTGGCAACTTCAAATCCATTCAGGTTTGGCATCATCACATCTAGAAGAATTAAATCGAAGAATTGCTTATTAAATTGTTTCATGCCTTCTAATCCATCTGATGCAACTATAACTTTATACTGTTGTGTCATTAAAAATTGTTTGATTAATTCTTGTATTTCTTGATCATCTTCTACCACCAGAATGTGATAGTTCTTCATAATATCACCTCTTGTATTCATTATAACCTTCTAATCTGTAGTTGATGTGGAGACGTATTAGAAACACTATAAAAACTTCACAAGAAAACTACATGTATTTCAAATTAGCTCCAGATGCATGAGATAGGTTATATACATAACAAGACACAGGGAGGTAATTAAGATGTCACTAGAAGCAAACATCATTTTTTCTTTATTAGATGTACAATTGTGGATAGCTCCTCATTCGAATAATAGACGCATAAAAGAGAAAAAACAAAAATTGAAACCAGCATCGTGCTTAAACAAATACACAAGTGTAAATAAAAGAAAGCTATATAAGTCTAGTGAATAAAAATAGGGAGGATCAAATTGATTCTCTCTATTTTTGTATTCCATAATTAGGTACTGAAAGTCTTTACTATAACTCTAGATTAACTCCATATAGAATACAGATTAAGTTTGTATGATACATGTACCAAATAGAAAGGAATGATACATGATGTTGACGACTTGCACAATCTATCAAATTTTATCCCTTCCTTCTTATTTACACACAAACCTATTACCATCCATTCTCACGAGAATGCTAGGATCTATGTTTATAACAAAAGAATAAATAGGCTAATGGATGTTTATTGTCCCTTGTTTCCACTTTTTGTAAAACACCTGTATAAACACGCATGCTACTTTGTACATTGAATACACTATTTGTTGAGAGCCGAATAGGCTCTTTTTTTAGAAACAAGTTTGAAGTGGGTTTGAATATCGTCATACATATATTCATAGGAAAATTCAAATATAATGTTACCCCTACGAAAAAACAGTTGATTTATGTTTAAACCATGCCCAAAGGTAAAATTTTCTTTTTTTGAAATGATGATTCTTAAATATTACATTCATACATCGTATTTCAAATATCAAGATAAAAATATTCAATTGTAAATTAAAGGAGAAAGGGATGTTCACAATGGGACACTATGATACAAATCAAACAGAAAGCAATAGGAATAAAGCCTATAAAAAAACAGGGTATTTTTTCACAGGAATAATTGGTGCAGTGATTGGTGCAATTACCATTGGATTGACCACGCCTTATATAAATGAAAGCAAAGGAAGTGCAGGTCAATCTCCTAAGCATAACGAAGTAAATCAGGCTAAGCCGATCTCTTACAAACCAGAAGATGTGAGCAATCCTCAAAATATGATTGAATCTGCAAAAGAAGTTGTCGTAGGTGTCATTAACTATAAACAAAATGCAGATTCATTTAATACGCAAGATCAATCAGAAGAAGCTGGTTCGGGATCGGGGGTCATATATAAAAAAAACGGCAATAAGGCTTTCATTGTTACAAATAATCATGTGATAGACGGTGCGAATAAAGTAGAAGTGAAATTGAATAATGGTAAAAAGGTTACCGCTAAAGTAGTAGGGACAGATCCATTATTAGATTTAGCGGTATTAGAAATTGACGGGGCAGATGTAAAAAGAGTCGCAACACTTGGAGACTCTGAAAAAATTCGTACAGGGGAAACGGTAATAGCCATTGGAAATCCATTGGGGCTAGAAGGTAGTGTAACAAAGGGGATTATTAGTAGCAAGGAACGAGAAATACCTGTTAGTACCCTCGGAAATCAACAAGTTGATTGGCAAGCACAGGTAATTCAAACAGATGCCGCTATTAATCCTGGGAATAGTGGAGGAGCTTTGTTTAATGAACAGGGTGAAGTCATTGGAATTAATTCGAGTAAAATTGCACAACAAGCAGTGGAAGGAATTGGATTTGCAATCCCGATTCATATAGCCAAAACGATCCTAGAGTCTCTTGAGAAAGATGGAACAGTTAAACGTCCGATGATGGGTGTACAGTTATTAGATGTGGAGAAAATGACAGATTCTGCACGCCATCAATTAAAATTACCAAAAGAGATATCGAATGGTGCAGTATTGAGGAATATCTTAAACCAATCACCAGCAGAAAAAGGTGGATTACAACAATATGATGTTGTGATTGCATTAGATGGACAAAAAATAGAAAATGTCGTTCAATTCCGTAAATATTTATATGAAAAGAAAAAATTGGGGGATACAATTAAAGTAACAGTTTATCGAAATGGTGAAAAACTAACAAAAAACGTGAAATTAGTGGATTAAACAAGTACCGCTTAAAAATAAAGCCACCTTTGGGTGGTTTTTTTATATGTGCTTTTTGTGTGGGTACTAGATATATCAGGGGTGGTAAATGTGATGAAGCAAAAAGAGTGCCCACATTTTTATTCCATGCAGGAGGCTAATTTTCCAGCTATAGTATCTCATCCTGTACTGTAGGGGTCATAAATAAAGGGAGTTATCCCGTGTTTGTATTCCTTCCTCAAGTTAATCGGTTGGTGACTGATATTTTATACCTTTTTATTATTCCGTTTGTCCTCATTCCACATTAAATGGACTGACCCTTTACCAATGTTCAAAATCGATTACATATTTTAATTTGTGTTCCAGTTTTTCTTGATTATATTAACGAATCACTACATATGCACTCCAGATAAGACCTAATATCTTTAGATAATCTACTGAATATCTTCATATAAACTCCAGATAGTGTATTTAGAATAACAACTATCAAGGAGGTTAGGAAAAATGAATTTTATAAAACGTGCAATTCTCAGTATGAAAAAAAGAATAGGAACATCATTAATTTTGATGGCGGTCTTTCTGATTGTTACAAACTTAGTGCTGGCAGGATTCGCAATCCAAAATGCATCAAAAAAAGCTGCTGATTCAGCAAGAAAAAAACTGGGTGCTGATGTTACTTTAGGTCTTGATTTTGATAAATTAGGAAAACAAGCAAGGGAAACTGGAGAAGCGCCTAATCCGCCGCAGCTCAATACAAAAGAAACAGATCAATTAGCGAAGTCCAGATATGTTAAAGACTATAATTATATAACCCATAATTTCGGAATTGCGGATGGATTTAAATTAGTAGGAGCTTCAGAAGGAGAAGATGAAGGAAAAGGAAAAGGTAGAGCTGCAATGGTTGGAGGATCAGGTTCAGGTTCAGAAATAGATATGAATTCTTCTCTTATGATAGAAGGAGTTCGCAAGACTTTATTACAAGAAAGTTTTAAAAATGGAAAGAGTAAAATCATTGATGGGAAACCAATTACAGAAAAGATGCAAGATCAGAATGTAACTTTAATGGAAAAACGATTAGCAGAACAAAATAATTTGAAAGTGGGAGATAAGCTTAAAATTCAATCAGGAGATAAGAAGGAAACTCTTGAAGTTGAAATTATTGGTATTTATGAAACGAATGAGCAACCAATGGGTCAAAACCCCCCTCCTATGATGAATCCAGCTAATAAACTATATATGCCTCACTCTACTTTAAAGAAATTAGAAACAGATGAAGGTATGAGTAGCATTCAGGTCGTGTACTTATTGAACGATCCACAGTATATTGATGCATTTAAAAAAGAAGCAAAAAAATCTGATATTGATTTTAATTATTTTAAGTTAGATGCACATGATTCATTGTACAAGCAAATGATTGGTCCTATAGAAAATATCGCTTCTACGTCTCAAATGATTATCTATATGGTATCTATTGCAGGTGCGATTATTTTAGGATTAATCATTATGTTATCGATTAAAGCACGTCGTAAGGAAATGGGGATTTTATTATCTATTGGAGAGAAAAAATGGAAACTGATGGCGCAGTTCGTAGTAGAAGTAGCATGTATTGCTATTTTAGCATTTGGATTATCCCTAACAACAGGAGCTAAAGTTTCTCAATTCGTAGGGGATAACTTACTTTCGAGTGAAATTGCTACAGCAAGCGAAGAAAAAGATAATTCACAAAATGGTAGTGTAATGATGGTTGGGGCTGGTGGTACTCCACAAAACCAAAATGAAGATCCAATTGATAAAATTGATGTAAGTGTAACAGGAGAGGATTTAGGGAAAATGGGGGGAATCGGACTGACTATTGCTATATTAGCAACGCTTCTTCCAGCATTATCTATTCTACGCTTAAATCCAAAACAAATTCTTTTAAAAGATGAATAGGGAGGCTCGATATGGAGACGATTTTACAATTTAAAAACTTAGATTATTATTACGAAAGTAACGGAAAAAAAGTAACGATACTAGATAATGTGAATTTTTCTTTTCAAAAAGGGCATTTCTACACGATTTTAGGGCCATCTGGATCTGGTAAAACTACAACTCTTAGCTTAGGTTGTGGGCTGGATATACCTAAAAATGGTTATGTACTGTATAACGGCAAGGATATTAGAAAAATTGGCTTGGATCGATACCGTAATCAACATGTATCTGTAATTTTCCAATCTTATAATTTGATTACCTATATGACTGCTCTTCAGAATGTATTAACGGCAATGGAAATTACAGGTGTGAAGGTACAAAATAAAAAAGCAAGAGCATTAGAATTATTAGAGAAGGTAGGGCTCACAGAAGTAGAAGCGAAACGAAATGTCTTGCAATTAAGTGGCGGGCAACAACAACGTGTAGCAATTGCTCGAGCGCTATCTTGTAATGTCGATTTACTAATCGCTGATGAACCAACAGGAAACCTTGATGGAGAAACAGCGAAAGAGATTATTGAGCTGTTTCAGGAGCTCGCCCATCAAGAGAATAAATGTGTAATTGTTGTTACGCATTCACAAGAAGTTGCAAAAATATCAGATCGAGCGGTTTATTTAAGTAAAAAGAAGTTAGTAGTAAATGAAATTAATAATAGTTAAGAAATAAGTTACTATTGTTCTTAATTCACGTAATTTTCAAAATTAAAATCTGTGGATGTTAATATTTGTTATATAATGTATTTGTCAAAGTATTACCCTTGTAGTTTCTATGATGAATCTGTAAGATAGTTTGTTTGCCCCGTATATTCATCTGAAACTAAAAAGAACTTGTAGAGATTCCTACAAGTTCTTTTTGTTTTAACGAATTTCCCGAAAGAATTCTCCTTCCTCAAGCGTGTGAAGGGCGTAGCCCAACGGTAGGTGGGAGATGAATTTCGGTTTGGCGTAGCCCAAAGGTTTTCCTTTTTATTTTGCCTCTGATATAATCAGTCTTATAAATTATAAAGGCTGGTATATAAATGAAATTAGATAGTAATAACCATTCAGTATTCTTGTTGTATTATCACCTTGTGTTGGTCGTGAAATACAGAAGAAATGTGTTTGATGATGATATGTCAGACTATGCAAAAGATATGTTTGTTCGACTATCTGAAAACTATAACATCACATTAGTTGAATGGAATCATGATGTAGATCATGTTCATATTTTGTTCAAGGCACACCCTAATACAGAAATGACAAAATTCATCAATGCTTATAAAAGTGCAAGTTCTCGACTTATTAAAAGAGACTTTCCACAAGTGAAAAAGAAACTTTGGAAAGAGATGTTTTGGTCAAGAAGTTTTTGCTTGCTAACTACTGGTGGTTCGCCAATAGACGTAGTAAAAACATATATTGAAAATCAAAGTGAAAAGTGAGGTGAAATGATATGACAAAGCAGAATAAAGCATATAAATTCCGTTTGCATCCAACAGGAGACCAAGCACATCTTATAT from Bacillus thuringiensis encodes the following:
- a CDS encoding FtsK/SpoIIIE domain-containing protein, coding for MRMIKKWLHTKRLRNQLIEVFGKAGLYTEHQTRGGKVPIYPKIYNISSSAESVRYVFTIPNGLDPQKIEKKWFCFQQILGRNITIEGDVKKFVLHVFHSNAGLKPYTYCYREWQLQLKGYGLPVVVGRDQYGKMIAYDMIGSNSPHLLIAGETGSGKSSMVRVVLSTLIQYMSPNTLHLYLGDLKNSEFHFLRRVKHVKEVCMEEIEMKIMLQKLWKEIMERRKLMEGYEVDHIDAYNKLNPNHQKPYILLAIDEVAMLKDEKECMATIEKISAVGRSLGVFLLLSMQRPDAKVLDGKLKLNMTVRMGFKCDSVINSNIMGTPGSEYLEKSGQMIFKRNGLKKVQAPYLELSKAKQIVEPYRMSKEEKILKNSSQEEIPLFGVLDDEE
- a CDS encoding replication-relaxation family protein; amino-acid sequence: MKQFRCMSRDDIIDLHFQGLKNAITCCNTVMKRLRRDGHVDANVLQHPYIYFPQPSSIRKTSQKIPHFLGIVDVYKQLVHYENPKLFKVEPKYGKGYMEPDAFTIWRRSPFFIELQKSVYSKKIMQDKISRYELYFHSQEWHNESWQPKTSKFFPSILIITDKYYDVQSPYFLIFQANSIESFMNNLIVKS
- a CDS encoding YxeA family protein translates to MKKYMALFSLLVVFASLLVGCDINRMGKDEYYVQITMDGKEGVSKSMDGKVMGKEYEYTLSSFDKEGKEKELQFMAQKNLRKEAFLRVYHSDKKGVTAWEEVQEDELPKKAKEKLGVK
- a CDS encoding lysozyme family protein, with the translated sequence MKDTSKKQIIKVFLISILGLGIILGMLYINHKTNIQQNKALATEKRVLQYESTLKKELEKYNLGEKTAVLLGIMYQESRGEGNDPMQSSESLGLKPNEIQETSLSIEQGVKHFVKMYKYGTDKDVSMDTIIQSYNMGPGYIDFVASQEFKQHSEDSAKKFSKMKVDQNPAMYTCGGNKNNFRYPYCYGDFTYATKVNEKTKLIEELLRNVHAPSK
- a CDS encoding sensor histidine kinase — translated: MKMKRITYKLFMTTSLILLAFATLIYVTLYFFLPKFYEKYKTDQLQTGIEEIIDKSKNLTLQNATTLVNEYAQKNNAVIYLQDNEGRIIYYPFLQSTIQEGTVRGSTVQGGTPAKGFVTTVPIKGLAQTRNSYEATKPIQFQDVNLTLVVFATFQPIDEASQVLVRFLPYISIIVLVIGLGSAYLYSRFITKPLIYINKGAQKMANLDFSEKIEVRSMDELGELSNSLNDMSINLQQAIFDLQKANQQLKSDIEKEREIETKRREFFAIVAHELKTPLTVMKGYLEGMIYNIGPYQNRDQYLKKNYQIIESLEQLVREILSMSKLEQHTFKLQMEEVNLSKSIDTIIKNLEFFASQKGIQIIKEVDSDIFVYTDYVLLEKACKNIIHNAIMYSPYNEKVYIKLTKDSKQNNIQMRVINTGVKIKEEDIQHIFKPFYRIEKSRNRNTGGSGLGLYIVKQIFESLFITYSINNTKQGVEFLVTIPLSIK
- a CDS encoding response regulator transcription factor, producing MKNYHILVVEDDQEIQELIKQFLMTQQYKVIVASDGLEGMKQFNKQFFDLILLDVMMPNLNGFEVAKMIRSQSNIPIIMLTALEEEQDQMKGFDLGIDDYITKPFSFHVLMRRVEAVLRRSNNQSTDNHFIFRELHVDGDAYKVYVNKVEVPLTTKEFEILQLLLQNEKKVLTRENIVEKIWGYEYAGDTRMIDTHMKNIRKKLDIPYIKTVKGIGYKIDE
- a CDS encoding S1C family serine protease: MFTMGHYDTNQTESNRNKAYKKTGYFFTGIIGAVIGAITIGLTTPYINESKGSAGQSPKHNEVNQAKPISYKPEDVSNPQNMIESAKEVVVGVINYKQNADSFNTQDQSEEAGSGSGVIYKKNGNKAFIVTNNHVIDGANKVEVKLNNGKKVTAKVVGTDPLLDLAVLEIDGADVKRVATLGDSEKIRTGETVIAIGNPLGLEGSVTKGIISSKEREIPVSTLGNQQVDWQAQVIQTDAAINPGNSGGALFNEQGEVIGINSSKIAQQAVEGIGFAIPIHIAKTILESLEKDGTVKRPMMGVQLLDVEKMTDSARHQLKLPKEISNGAVLRNILNQSPAEKGGLQQYDVVIALDGQKIENVVQFRKYLYEKKKLGDTIKVTVYRNGEKLTKNVKLVD
- a CDS encoding ABC transporter permease, with translation MNFIKRAILSMKKRIGTSLILMAVFLIVTNLVLAGFAIQNASKKAADSARKKLGADVTLGLDFDKLGKQARETGEAPNPPQLNTKETDQLAKSRYVKDYNYITHNFGIADGFKLVGASEGEDEGKGKGRAAMVGGSGSGSEIDMNSSLMIEGVRKTLLQESFKNGKSKIIDGKPITEKMQDQNVTLMEKRLAEQNNLKVGDKLKIQSGDKKETLEVEIIGIYETNEQPMGQNPPPMMNPANKLYMPHSTLKKLETDEGMSSIQVVYLLNDPQYIDAFKKEAKKSDIDFNYFKLDAHDSLYKQMIGPIENIASTSQMIIYMVSIAGAIILGLIIMLSIKARRKEMGILLSIGEKKWKLMAQFVVEVACIAILAFGLSLTTGAKVSQFVGDNLLSSEIATASEEKDNSQNGSVMMVGAGGTPQNQNEDPIDKIDVSVTGEDLGKMGGIGLTIAILATLLPALSILRLNPKQILLKDE
- a CDS encoding ABC transporter ATP-binding protein, whose protein sequence is METILQFKNLDYYYESNGKKVTILDNVNFSFQKGHFYTILGPSGSGKTTTLSLGCGLDIPKNGYVLYNGKDIRKIGLDRYRNQHVSVIFQSYNLITYMTALQNVLTAMEITGVKVQNKKARALELLEKVGLTEVEAKRNVLQLSGGQQQRVAIARALSCNVDLLIADEPTGNLDGETAKEIIELFQELAHQENKCVIVVTHSQEVAKISDRAVYLSKKKLVVNEINNS
- the tnpA gene encoding IS200/IS605-like element ISBth16 family transposase, whose amino-acid sequence is MKLDSNNHSVFLLYYHLVLVVKYRRNVFDDDMSDYAKDMFVRLSENYNITLVEWNHDVDHVHILFKAHPNTEMTKFINAYKSASSRLIKRDFPQVKKKLWKEMFWSRSFCLLTTGGSPIDVVKTYIENQSEK